Proteins co-encoded in one Haloarcula pelagica genomic window:
- a CDS encoding ATP-binding protein produces the protein MSFEEQPDFARQVADLNKYGQALNRCESVEEVVSLTLEAMSLLFDLSYSTFVEAHEGELRVVHSTNPHLTPGDQPSETAQRALESGETIVETGVAAGVTDSSEVSATLAVPAQMADEVSAVLVARSTSKNSFGDEHSRPLEILASHAATAISNIRSRERLERARQDLETRKEMIELYDRLLRHDLGNDLQIIAGFAEAVETQVEGQTAEYAGKIQRAARNSADLIARVGDLVSTLEQQDEPEPRDLDAILSETVSQVGDSHESLSVEFDSGEFGYRVYGGELLDSVFTNLLSNAAVHNEGDVTVELSATTPTPDEVVVRVADDGRGVDPEIREEIFEMGAKGPESNGSGFGLGFVRALTESYGGTVDVVDSESGGAAFRVTLQRV, from the coding sequence ATGTCATTCGAGGAGCAACCAGATTTCGCACGGCAGGTGGCCGACCTGAACAAGTACGGCCAGGCACTCAACCGCTGTGAGAGCGTCGAGGAGGTCGTCTCGCTGACGCTCGAAGCGATGTCGCTGCTGTTCGATCTCTCCTATTCGACGTTCGTCGAAGCCCATGAGGGCGAACTCCGGGTCGTCCACAGCACGAATCCCCATCTCACGCCGGGTGACCAGCCCAGCGAGACCGCCCAGCGTGCCCTGGAATCGGGGGAGACGATCGTCGAAACCGGCGTCGCCGCCGGCGTGACGGACAGTTCGGAGGTGAGCGCCACGCTCGCAGTCCCGGCCCAGATGGCCGACGAGGTCTCGGCCGTCCTGGTCGCCCGGTCGACCTCGAAGAACTCCTTCGGCGACGAACACAGCCGTCCCCTGGAGATTCTTGCTTCCCACGCCGCCACAGCGATCAGTAACATCCGGTCGCGCGAGCGACTCGAACGGGCCCGTCAGGACCTCGAAACCCGCAAGGAGATGATCGAGTTGTACGATCGGCTGTTGCGCCACGATCTGGGCAACGACCTCCAGATCATCGCCGGGTTCGCCGAGGCCGTCGAGACTCAGGTCGAGGGCCAGACCGCCGAGTACGCGGGCAAGATCCAGCGGGCGGCTCGGAACTCGGCGGATCTGATCGCGCGGGTCGGCGACCTCGTCTCGACGCTCGAACAGCAAGACGAACCCGAGCCCCGCGACCTCGACGCCATCCTCTCGGAGACTGTCTCACAGGTTGGGGATAGCCACGAGTCGCTCTCCGTCGAGTTCGACTCCGGAGAGTTCGGGTATCGCGTCTACGGCGGTGAACTGCTCGACTCCGTGTTCACGAACCTGCTCTCGAACGCGGCGGTCCACAACGAGGGCGACGTGACTGTCGAGCTATCGGCGACGACGCCGACACCCGACGAGGTCGTCGTCCGCGTGGCCGACGACGGGCGGGGCGTCGACCCCGAGATCCGCGAAGAGATCTTCGAGATGGGGGCCAAAGGCCCGGAGAGCAACGGAAGCGGGTTCGGGCTCGGGTTCGTCCGGGCGCTGACGGAGTCGTACGGCGGCACCGTCGATGTCGTCGACAGCGAGTCCGGCGGGGCAGCGTTTCGCGTGACCCTCCAGCGCGTCTAG
- a CDS encoding DUF4013 domain-containing protein — MFEDALRYPWAGEHRLETILVGGVLTLLGVLFVPILVVYGYLVRVVRAVSAGDDAVPPAFDDWGELLVDGVVAFVVSFVYALVPATFVTVAVLTFVIPVTVVGGTEVTQLPRTVAAGGVLLAILVAVLAVVVLLGALYLLPAALAAYAVTGRIASAFSPSTLRAIGGDGSYAIALIVALVIGFLAQVIGGLAAATVIGVLLVPFITFYGNVAAAYAIGIGVRDTPLVRQHREDSPSGQPAV; from the coding sequence ATGTTCGAAGACGCACTCCGGTACCCCTGGGCGGGCGAGCACCGACTCGAAACGATCCTCGTCGGCGGTGTCCTGACACTGCTTGGCGTCCTGTTCGTCCCGATCCTGGTCGTGTACGGCTACCTCGTTCGCGTCGTCCGTGCGGTCAGTGCCGGCGACGACGCGGTTCCGCCGGCGTTCGACGACTGGGGCGAGCTGCTCGTCGATGGCGTGGTCGCGTTCGTCGTCTCGTTCGTCTACGCACTGGTGCCGGCGACGTTCGTCACGGTCGCGGTGTTGACGTTCGTGATTCCCGTCACCGTCGTCGGAGGCACCGAAGTCACACAGCTCCCTCGGACCGTGGCCGCCGGCGGGGTGCTCCTCGCGATCCTCGTCGCGGTGCTCGCGGTCGTCGTGCTTCTGGGGGCACTGTACCTGCTCCCCGCGGCGCTGGCCGCCTACGCAGTCACCGGCCGGATCGCGTCGGCGTTCTCGCCGTCGACGCTCCGGGCAATCGGCGGCGACGGGAGCTACGCCATCGCGCTGATCGTGGCGCTCGTGATCGGCTTTCTCGCACAGGTGATCGGGGGACTCGCCGCTGCCACGGTGATCGGCGTCCTGCTCGTCCCGTTCATCACCTTCTACGGCAACGTGGCGGCCGCCTACGCCATCGGGATCGGCGTCCGTGACACGCCGCTGGTCCGACAACACCGCGAGGACAGCCCCAGCGGCCAGCCCGCGGTCTGA
- a CDS encoding MBL fold metallo-hydrolase: MRLTFLGTGSAMPTGTRAQSGYLLRHGDETLLVDCGSGVLNALARTDVGYEGVDTVVLTHHHLDHVSDLAVLLKARWLAGETDLTVVGPPGTSDLVEETLAVHEYMQGRLDLTLRDRTTGTFDLAGFTIESMAVRHSMQCFAYRLQPADGGPSVVLSGDTEAFPELIEFADGAAVLVHDCSFPDDVDVSNHPTPTTLGEALAAAEAELGRVYLTHLYPHTEGRHEEMLASLADHYDGQVTFAEDGLTVRVED; this comes from the coding sequence ATGCGACTCACGTTTCTCGGAACCGGGAGCGCCATGCCGACGGGGACACGCGCACAGTCGGGCTACCTGCTCCGGCACGGCGACGAGACGCTGCTCGTCGACTGTGGGAGCGGCGTCCTGAACGCGCTGGCTCGCACGGATGTCGGCTACGAGGGTGTCGACACGGTGGTGTTGACCCACCACCATCTGGATCACGTGAGCGACCTGGCCGTCCTGCTGAAGGCGCGCTGGCTCGCCGGCGAGACGGACCTGACCGTCGTCGGTCCGCCCGGTACCAGCGACCTCGTCGAGGAGACCCTCGCAGTCCACGAGTACATGCAGGGACGGCTCGATCTGACGCTGCGCGATCGGACGACCGGGACGTTCGATCTCGCCGGCTTCACGATCGAGTCGATGGCAGTGCGTCACTCGATGCAGTGTTTCGCCTACCGGCTCCAGCCCGCGGACGGCGGTCCGAGCGTCGTCCTGAGCGGCGACACCGAAGCGTTCCCGGAACTGATCGAGTTCGCCGACGGCGCGGCGGTCCTCGTTCACGACTGTTCGTTCCCCGACGACGTTGACGTGTCGAACCATCCGACCCCGACCACGTTGGGGGAGGCACTGGCCGCCGCGGAGGCCGAGCTGGGGCGGGTCTACCTGACACACCTCTATCCACACACGGAGGGGCGACACGAGGAGATGCTGGCGTCGCTCGCGGACCACTACGACGGGCAGGTCACCTTCGCCGAGGACGGGCTGACGGTCCGTGTCGAGGACTAG
- a CDS encoding mRNA surveillance protein pelota, whose amino-acid sequence MQIKSRQATGEGRERVEVVPETLDDLWHLSHVVEPGDHVSGDTTRRIQRNDDNLRDKGGEREHMWLKIEVTDVEFAKFANRLRIGGEIVDCSREDQLGFHHTLNVEEHTELEIEKRWKPDQNDRLEEAVESTDNPDVAIATVEEGEAHVHTVAQYGTEERASITSTTGKGDYARPRTELFAELADVLKRQDVDAYILAGPGFTKQDTLDYFAEEIPEIAEQITVVDTASVGDRGVHEVLKRGAVEDVQQQTRIAEEAEMIDELMARIGQGSEAAYGPEEVAKAADYGAIETLLVLDERLRAERAGEGEWEIDIDHLIETTEQKGGAVTVFSAEFAPGQQLSNLGGVAALLRYRLE is encoded by the coding sequence ATGCAGATCAAAAGCCGGCAGGCCACCGGCGAGGGTCGCGAACGCGTCGAGGTGGTCCCCGAGACGCTCGACGACCTCTGGCACCTCTCGCACGTCGTCGAACCAGGGGACCACGTCTCCGGCGACACGACACGGCGGATCCAGCGCAACGACGACAACCTCCGGGACAAAGGCGGCGAGCGCGAGCACATGTGGCTGAAGATCGAGGTCACCGATGTCGAGTTCGCCAAGTTTGCGAACAGACTGCGGATCGGGGGCGAGATCGTCGACTGCTCGCGCGAGGATCAACTGGGCTTTCACCACACGCTCAACGTCGAGGAACACACCGAACTGGAGATCGAGAAGCGCTGGAAACCGGACCAGAACGACCGGCTGGAGGAGGCCGTCGAGTCGACGGACAACCCCGACGTGGCGATCGCGACCGTCGAAGAGGGCGAAGCACACGTCCACACGGTCGCCCAGTACGGCACCGAGGAACGCGCGTCGATCACCTCGACGACGGGCAAGGGCGACTACGCCCGCCCCAGGACGGAACTGTTCGCGGAACTGGCCGACGTACTCAAACGCCAGGACGTGGACGCCTACATCCTCGCCGGCCCGGGCTTTACCAAGCAGGACACGCTGGACTACTTCGCCGAGGAGATCCCCGAGATCGCCGAACAGATCACCGTCGTCGATACCGCGAGCGTCGGCGACCGCGGCGTCCACGAGGTGCTCAAACGGGGTGCCGTCGAGGACGTACAGCAACAGACACGGATCGCCGAGGAAGCGGAAATGATCGACGAACTGATGGCACGGATCGGCCAGGGTAGCGAGGCCGCGTACGGTCCCGAGGAGGTCGCGAAGGCGGCCGACTACGGGGCCATCGAGACGCTGCTCGTCCTCGACGAGCGGCTCAGAGCCGAACGCGCCGGCGAGGGGGAGTGGGAGATCGACATCGACCACCTCATCGAGACGACCGAACAGAAAGGCGGCGCGGTGACGGTGTTCTCCGCCGAGTTCGCGCCGGGACAACAGCTCTCGAACCTCGGCGGGGTCGCCGCGCTGTTGCGCTATCGGCTGGAGTGA
- a CDS encoding DUF4013 domain-containing protein — MFTEALNYPRESDDVLKTVLIGGLLLFFSFLLVPLFVVVGYVLRVLRSVMDGDEELPVFDEWGELAIDGLKASIIGFVYSLVPTLIAIVAVFGGILSLGLGNGSAGSGLVASLIALVATLAIVVVSLAIAYVLPAALVAYARTDSMSAAFSLGEIRRMAFSRTYATGWAVAFGISFLGGIVVGALNAIVIGVVLAPFVTFYANVAGTHAIATAVREMPVVEESPDAPAGQPMA, encoded by the coding sequence ATGTTCACAGAAGCACTCAACTATCCGCGTGAGAGCGACGACGTACTGAAGACGGTCCTGATCGGCGGCCTGCTGCTGTTCTTCAGCTTCCTGCTGGTTCCGCTGTTCGTCGTCGTCGGCTACGTCCTCAGAGTCCTCCGGTCGGTCATGGACGGCGACGAGGAACTGCCCGTGTTCGACGAGTGGGGCGAACTCGCCATCGACGGCCTGAAGGCGTCGATCATCGGGTTCGTCTACTCGCTCGTCCCAACGCTGATCGCCATCGTCGCGGTGTTCGGCGGCATCCTGTCGCTGGGCCTTGGCAACGGCAGCGCGGGGAGCGGCCTCGTCGCCTCCCTGATCGCCCTGGTGGCGACGCTGGCCATCGTCGTCGTCTCGCTCGCCATCGCTTACGTCCTGCCGGCGGCCCTCGTGGCCTACGCCCGTACGGACAGCATGAGCGCGGCGTTCTCGCTCGGTGAGATCCGCCGCATGGCCTTCAGCCGAACCTACGCGACCGGCTGGGCGGTCGCCTTCGGGATCAGCTTCCTGGGCGGCATCGTCGTCGGCGCGCTGAACGCCATCGTCATCGGCGTCGTGCTGGCCCCCTTCGTGACCTTCTACGCGAACGTCGCGGGGACCCACGCGATCGCAACCGCGGTCCGCGAGATGCCGGTCGTCGAGGAATCGCCCGACGCGCCCGCCGGCCAGCCGATGGCCTGA